ggacttttgagttaatgctaaaaagagttaagattttgggggacagTTGGGAAGCcctgattggttttgaaatgtgaggacatgagattttgtaggggccagggacagaatgatatggtttggctgtgtccccacccaaatctcatctcgaattgtagctcccataatttccacatgtcatggaagggacctggtgggaggtaattgaatcatgggggtgggtctttcccgcACTCTTCTcctgatagtaagtctcatgagatctgatggttttataaatgggagttcccctacacaagctctcttgcctgctcaCCACGTAAGATGTACCTTTtgtcctcctttgccttccaccataattgtgaggcctctccagccatgtggaactgtgagtccattaaacctctttttctttataaattacccggtcttggtatttcttcatagcagtatgaaaatggactaacacaacaACCCACCAAATCTGTCTCCAAACATTGATAAAATTGGTCCTGGTAGAGAACCACTGATGTAGACTACACCAAAGACAGGAATTTCGTAGGGATACTTTTTCTCTGCAAAACCTACAAGATATAACTTAGAaaccctctattttttttttttttctttgacatgcCTTTTTGGTTACTAAGCAATtggttttggttgtttttcttaTGCTGTCTCAGGGATTCCCCATCTCAGCACTATTGTTTTgtgccagataattctttgttgtgtggGGCTGTCCTGAAGATTGTAGGGTTTttagcctctacccactagatgccagtagcacctcaCCCCCCACCCACAGTTGTAACAACCAATACTGTCTATAGATATTGTCAAAGGTCCCCTGGGGAGCAAAATCACCCTTGGTTAATAGTCATTGCACTATTTCTACTTATCTTTCTCAATACACTAGTTCTTCTGTTCAGCATTATGTCGTAGAAGAAATCCATACATCTCTCATTTTCTTATAGACATTGAGTGATAATTTTTCTTGTAACTGTTACTTAAACATGATTATGGAAATATACTATCTCAAGTAGTCAAACTGTTGCATTCTTTTCTAACAAATATAACATTGCCTCTAAGAATAATTCTGGAAAATAACATATACTCTAACTTgctaaacatttatcatttctcctCTGAGTGAACAGCACTAAGCCATTTGAGCTTCTATTACGGTTCTGCTATAGATTGCCTTTGCATTAAATTTGCACACACTTCTCTATTTCACTAAATCTGAACTTGTAGAGAACCTCAAGACAAGCATATTGCCTTTAAACATAATAACTATACTGatattaagaaatagaaatattggaATCAGGCACTTCCGGGTCAAAATATCCCTGAAGTCCTTTCAATATCACTTAATTTCTCTTTAACCAGGTTTAGGGCCCTTAGGCAAGTTAGCTCCTCTGACTTTGCTTCATCCTCTGCAAAATAGGAGTAAGATTTCCTTCTGAGTGGGTTCTTATAAATATTAGAGATTAGGAGATAAAGCACCAGGTATGTATCACTCAAAAATGTTAACCATTGTTACTAATTTTTTCCAGAGATATTAAGGTATACCTTTTAAAAAGCCTTTAAAGTCCATACTTTAAGCCTTCCATACCTATACACAGagtatttacttctttctttcccttatttTCTGACTTATTTATAGTCACAGGTAAGGCATGCTGGGAAAAAAAGATTGTTgccttaatttttctcttgattttgcCAGAAACGTTAACTAATTCTAATGTTTTCATGAACACTGAATTTTAAAGTTTACTTAGCATCTTTGTGGGGATTTCTTTTTGCAGGTGTGAGAAGTACCTTGCTTCTAAATAAGGCATAAGAGGCAGAATTATAGATAAAATTAGGAAGAGTTTTACTAAAATTGGTTCTTCTGGCAAAAATGTCCTTTgatcgttttgttttgttttgtttttccttttctttttctagacagagttttgctcttgttgcccaagctggagtgcaatggcatgatttcagctcaccgcaacctccacctcctgggttcaagcgattctcctgcctcagcctcccgagtagctgggattacaggcatgtgccaccacacctggctaattttgtatttttagtagggacagggtttctccatgttggtcaggctggtcttgaactcctgacctcaggtgatccacccgccttggcctcccaaagtgctgggattacaggcgtgagccaccacggccagccctTATTTGATTGGTTTTAATGTTTTCCCCAGTagataaatttttctttcactttttttcccctgatatatgtatgtgtgtgtgtgtgtgtgtgcgtgtgtatatatatacgtgtgtgtgtgtgtatatatgctttTGACCTTCAAATTGAATTAAAGCAtgttgaaaagaaaagcaaagaattaaatgaaaatctaCCAGTTACATTGCAAAATCAATTAAAATGCAGAATGCACTATTCTTGTCATTGAAAATGATTGTTTGGTTCAATTTATTATGCAAGGATGCAATTTCCCCTAGATTAGACAAAAAAGTGTTAATACAAGGCTGGGGTATACAGTTTTAGTTATAATATCACCAAATTTTAGAGGTGAAAGGGATCcctaaattaattaatataactGTCCCATTTCATGAGTGGAGAAATTGAGGCCTAAAGAAGGCAAGTGATTTCCTTAGAGTTTTAAGCAAGGGTTAGTGACAAAATGCATACAAGGACCTGATTCCCAATGAGTCAGATATCCTGCTCTGTTGATGACATCATTCTGATAAAAATAGAATTGTGGAAACTTCTAAAAAATGTAGCACTTATTTTCTAATGAACTAAAACAAGTAGAGAATGGTAGTGGAAATAACTTTAAGAACTGTCGTGGCACCAACTGCTGGGGTAGGGGGAAGAGAATATTTTGATTGGATAAGCTTGAAGCTATGCTTCAATTTAGTACAACTATTTTAAAGTCAGAAAAGCACCACTGTTGTCTTCTACCAAGTGTTTTAGAGAAGACAAATGGACATGGCAGACTATAaaattaacacaggaaaagaaactcaagtatcacatgttctcacttgtaactgggaagtaaatgatgagaacttatgaacacaaagaaggaaacagcagacactggggtctacctgatgggggagggtggaaggaaggagaggagcagaaaagataattattgggcactgggcttaatacctgggtgatgaaataatatgtatagTAAACCCCCATGGCATGtgtttatgtaacaaaccttcacatatacccccaaacctaaaataaaagtattttttaaaagaaattaaactttaacacataacatttattttttcttcacatagtctctcactctctcatttttgagactttttaaaattaaggaacATACACAATATTTAAAGTTTAGCAGTATTATCTAATAATTAGTTATTTCTTCAAATGGCCAGTATGTTTCCAATACTTCTTTATCTATATTCAATACTGCATATCTAACATGCCTTGAATCTTCCAGTAGCCTGGTACAACTTTTCAACTTAAACGATAATGAAACTTCTTGCGCCTTTGTCCAGGTTTTCTTGATCGTGTTTCTGTGTCCCTCTTTTGTTGATTTAACTTGTATTGCTCAGCTATTACTACAAGATCTTCTGGAACACTCTGATTTGCTCTTTCCAGAATTTTAATCAATTCACCGGCCATTTTCGCATCTCTCTGAGTGACGAGGATAACTGACGTGCCAGTCTTTCCTGCCCGTCCAATGCGCTCTACTCTGTGTACATATTCTTCAATATTCCATGGGAAATCGTAATTATATACATGTGTGACATCATTAACATCAAGACCTCGGGCTACTAAATCAGTTGTAATCAGTATCTTTATGTTTCCACTTTCAAAGTCCTCTAATGCTCGCTCTTTATCACTCTGTTCACTGTTGCCATGTAATGATTCTACAGATATGCCTTGGATATTGAAGTCACTTGATAAGTCATCAGCAATATGTTTTTTGCTGACAAACATGATGACTTTGTCATTGGGTGACATGTTCTCTATGAATTCTTGGGTGAGAGCTCGTTTTTCTTCTTCTGTGGTAACAATTATATTTTGCTTCACTGTATTTACAGCAGCTAGATTCAGATTACCAACATAAACAATCATAGGATCTTTCAAATAAGAACGTGCCAGTCGACGAACGGTATCTGGCCAAGTTGTACTTGTCATAACAGTCTGCCGGTCTGGGCGCACATCTAATAAAATCTTCATTATCTGGGGTTCAAATTCCATATCCAGCATTTTATCTGCCTCATCCATAACTAAGTAGGTTATGCTTCTTAGGTTGACAGAGTTATTCATTTGTAGGTCATTCAGCCTCCCAGGAGTTGCAATAATTATATCTACATCTTTACTAATGTCTTCTATTTGTCCAATTCTGTTTCTACCACCACATATGCAAATGCTTTTTAGATCTTTATATGAATACTTCGAACATTCAGCTTCCACCTGAAGAGCCAACTCTCTAGTGGGTGTAAGGACTAGCATCCCAGGCCCATTCCTTTGCTCTCTAGATAATGGTTGAGAATCAACATGAATAAACCCAGGCATTAAATAGGACAATGTTTTCCCTGTTCCGGTTTGTGCAACTTCTATAAGATCTATTCCTTGTAGAATAATTGGCCATGCCTGTGACTGAATTGGCGTTGGCTTTACCAACCCTACCCTTGTTATGCTTTTCAGAAGATCAGGGTATTGCTGAAAAGCGTCTTTAAACCTACAAGTTGGTTTTGGGATGAGACGCTTTTCATCACTTTTCAAGTCATCACATATTATGTTGAAATTTTCCTTTCTCCAGTTAATTACCTGCATTTCAGACATGCAGCTTGTTGCTTTGGATTCTATGTAAAAATTTTTCTTAACTGGTGGTAGATCTGCCCATTTTCTGTTTTCGCACTCCATGACTGCTGCCCCAATTCGATCCCAATTTGACAATGGCTGAGCTTCTCCAGCAATGTCATTTCTGCCTAGATTTATTCCAGTAGGGGGTTGGGATGCAGCATTATCCACACTGGATTCTGAGTtgtagcttttttgttttctagtaaGTGTTTCTATAATAGCTTTGGCTTTTGCTTTCATTTCCCTGTTGCCAAAAATTCTGACTAATGCTTCTGATTCCCCCTTTATAATCTGTATTTTAGTGTTTGTCGAATGTTGtagatcttttatttttgatCCACTGTGACCAATGACCGCACCAACCatgttgttctttattttaaagcaGAGTGGTGGTTCACGGGAGCCTGCTGTTCTCGGTCCCTGATGGCCGAAGGGGCCACTCCAGCCACTGCCTCTGCTGCCCCTGGCATCCCATCTGGCCCCAAGGTCTCTTGGATTAGCCTCCGCTCTCTTCCACTCTGGGGCCCGGTGGGACATTGTGTGATAGTGGGAGTATCGGCACCGGCTTCTCGCCTACATACGGTTGGAAGTTCAGGTCTGCGGCCTCTTTCCCGTCACCTTCTGCACGAAAAGATGGCGGTGGCAGTTATTTCCGGGTGCTAGTCACGTAGCTACGCAGCAGTTTCCTAAGAAACCAGTGTTTGTCGTATAGGGGCGAGGCTTTGATGGCCTGACCAATCACAGAGCTTGGACTGGGGTGAGGTAAGCCAGCGTCTGTGACGCAAATTTAAAGAGGTACTTACTCTCACGTAAGTGCTGACCCCGCCAGCACTTACAGGACTCTGAGAGTAACTGCTTCCTTAACTTCTGTGTCCTGGGTGCCCCTTTCACTCTTCTCGTGATAGTTCTGTCTCAGCTTGAGAGCAACCTTGAAGCACACCTTAAACATACACACCATATACACATTGTCCTTTATATAAACCAATTATTTctctaagattaaaaaaaagtgcatttaaagaaaaactgtttatttttatatttgtgtgtttatttattttggtaaatttCTTTTGCAGTGAATAGAATACTTGGTCAGGATAAATTCATCACTTCCCTGTCCTCTAGTGTAACTTAAATTCTACTAATCAGAAATCTCTTAGGTGCATACTCTAGGACAGCGTTTTGCCTTAATTCATCAACTAAATGTCAGCACTTGTTTAGGCAGTTTCCAGATATTATTACAGGGATGATGGTTAGAAGAGAGGTAGAGTGGTGCCTAAGGGTACTTTAGGGGCTGTTTTTAGTGGTTTGTCAGTTTTCTCAGtgcctcttcattttttttccttccctgtgGTTTGATAGCTTCTGAGACCTTAGCACTGGAAGGCTGTGTAGAACTCATTATTAGGTACATGTAGAAGACATTCTAGCAGCAGTTTGGACAGAGGGATACCCAGCTGCCATTTAGACAGTCCCAGTGGCAGGGAGCTCACTTCATTTCAAGAATATCCATTCCATTATGAGGCAGTTTAATGGTTACAGAAGTTTTTTTGAACCAAAATGTGCAGCGTCCTGTGTCCTTAAGTCCTTCTCCCGAGTTCTGAAGTTATACATAATAGGCTTAATTCTCCTGTATCCTTGTGTACTTAAGGAGCTGTCAAAggcgggtttttttgtttgttttttgttttttttttgagatggtgtttcactcttggTGGCCAGGCTCGAATGCAATAATGCAatcttggttcgctgcaacctcggcctcctgggttcaagtgattctcctgcctcagcctcccgagtagctgggattacaggtgcctggcatcacgcttggctaattttttgtatttttagtagaaacggggtttcaccatgttggccacgctggtctcgaactactgacctcaggtgatctactcgccttggcctcccaaagtgctgggattacaggtgtgagccacggtgtctGGCCTCTGTCAAAGGTTTCTGTGCATCACGGCAACATTTCCAGTTTCTTCAATGTTTCTTGCTATGACATGGTTTCCAAGACACACATCATCCTATTGCCTGTCCTTTGGAAATGGTTCATTGAGGACCATTTACAATGTAGCACAcagaactaaaaaacaaacaaaaagacaagcaaACAATCCTCAGAAATGGCATCACTCCTACTATTAGGGCATCTTTACTGAGCATGACAATTCTACTAATTTGACCTAAGAACTCCTGAGACACAAAGCTGCTCACAGTATCATGGCGGACATTTAAGTTCTTGCTCCTTTTACTTActcagttgattttttaaaaaaaatttgcttaCCTAAATGAAGATTATATGTGTATCGTTTTATAGTCATCTTATTAAGTTTGGTCAATTGATGTAGcctatgaaatataattttaatgattATTCTCTAATCCATCATATTAGCCTCTAGTTTCAAGTCTTCTGCCATTttaatgttcatagcatctttgTTCTTCAGTCAGTCACTGATTAAAATTTCATCATGGTCTAATATAGGACAGAAGTCTGTGACACGTTGGGAGAAAACTTCTCTGTGTCAGTACTTTTTGTAAAAGGTGCtatttgaagaaatgaaaaggTTTCTGATCAAATATGTTTGGGAAACTCAGCACCCTATATTCTCTCTGTTAAAATCACAATGCTTATTGGATATTCCAGGAGCTATGACTATTACAGACATAGAGAAAAATCAGTTGTTTAATCCAAAGTTCCCCAAACAAATCTGCCAATGGATATCTTCATCAATTATTTAAATAAGCCttttatttggaataattttagatttacagaacaGTTACGGAAGTAGTGCAGAGAGGTTCTCATTTACCTCGGCCAGTTTCAGCTTCCTCTAATCTTATCATATCTCATTATCATGATACATTTGTTAAATATAGGAAAACACTATTGGTGTGTTACCATCAGCTAAATTCCAGACTTTATGCTACCAGTTTtccattaatgtattttttctgtttcaagaTCCACTCCAAGACATCATACTACATTTAGTTATATACAGTTTGTGAGAGTTTctcagttttttcttatttttcataatctttccagttttgaggagTAATGATCAggaattttgtagaatgtccttcaAAAAGTATGCTTGATGTAacttctcatgattagactggggttatgGGCTTTGGAAGAAAATATCACAGAGATGAAGAGCCTGTCCCATCACATCATATTGGGGAGATAGGTACCTGATGTCAACGTGACCTATCATTGGTAATGTCAACCTTGGTCCCTTGGATAATTTGTGTTATTCATATTTGCTAcactgaaaaattattatttcacccTTTCCATACTCTATTTTATGGAATGAGTCACTAAGTCCAGACAATCCTCAAGGGCTCAGTCACCATTTAAATGcaatctttctattattttttataattagtaATGTTCTTTGGAATGTAGTTTGGAAACCACTGGTCTGGATAAATAGAAATTacctaaccattttttttttcatgtggttgTTCAACCAGGTATATTCTGATCAAGTCACATCACAACTCCTCCATACTTCTCCATGAATTGTACTAGGAATTTTAAGGCATTTTCAATGTCTTCTAgtttattaactattttaaaaggaaatttgtttAGTTACACGTGGCTTTTACCTCTCGAAGGATATGTTATGTTTGTCTGTCATTATGCATTCATCTTTACcttgaataatatttaattttacagaaCCGTAGAATTCTACATGTGTTGGGTACATCAGAGGTCATTTTGTTCTTCTCCCTTATTATAGAGAGTGAAATTGAGATTCCACATTCTTTCTGGAATTGATCAAAGGTGTTCAGCAAATTATTGGGAGTAAAAATCTAGAACCATTTGTTGACTTGTGGCCAGTCAGGAAAACAGTACAGGACATTACTCCTTTACTACGAAGTGACTTGCTTCTATTCTTGTTTTATGTGGGTGATATGGAAAAATAGAAGAAGCCATGAAAGTGAAGTGAAGAAAAGTCATATTGTTGGCAGAGGGGTAGTTGTAAAATTTGGGTAGAAATCAGTTCACTTTAAGATGGAACTCATTGTGGTGAATTACTGTGATGACACAGAACTGATAGAAGACTTGCGGATATTGAAGATACTGAGAGGGATTGTGCTTTCTGGATGATTAATTACCATTTATGATTGCCCTTATCAGttggaaaaattatttgccagCTAAATTAAGGGCCATCAGTGTGATGTTCTTTGCTCCAAATATCTCTACAACAGGCTTATTCACTGTATCTGAAATATTCCCACTAAATATGTATCCCTGTGGCTTATGGCTTGGTATGTTATTAGCATGGccctggaaaaacaaaacacaaaaatgtgaatTTGTGAGTTAGATGCTTTCCCGTGGAGCAGCTGGCTAAAAGATTCTTTTAGGGCAGAGAGtgggaaagatggaaagaattGAATTTCTGGTAGAGGGGATCTGTAAAGTTTCCCCCAAGGTAAGATAAAAGGGGTAATGTAGGGAAAGACAAGAGTATGTTTAAGACGATTTCTACCGTTTTGCTTAGGGCAGTCCCTATAATCTTAGAGGCAACAGTAAGAGAGTGAAATATTGCAGGCTGTGAATTGGGCTAATTTGCAATCACTCTGATTTCTACAAAACTCTCTTAAAGATGAGTTAATGTTGTTGGCCTAAAATAGTCTCATATATGGGACTCCCTTAGAAATGATATTGATcgtgttttatttaataaatctgCTGTGATGGTCTAAGGCAAACTTGACTTATGGAATTCCAGTTAGCATGGTTGATGATAATAATTACAGTTGGTTTTGCATCTGTACAGCACTTGACAATTTATAAATACTCTTTATAGAAGTAGTTTCCTTGGGATGATATATATCTGGCCATTATTCTGTTCAATACAT
This genomic stretch from Chlorocebus sabaeus isolate Y175 chromosome X, mChlSab1.0.hap1, whole genome shotgun sequence harbors:
- the DDX53 gene encoding DEAD box protein 53, which translates into the protein MSHRAPEWKRAEANPRDLGARWDARGSRGSGWSGPFGHQGPRTAGSREPPLCFKIKNNMVGAVIGHSGSKIKDLQHSTNTKIQIIKGESEALVRIFGNREMKAKAKAIIETLTRKQKSYNSESSVDNAASQPPTGINLGRNDIAGEAQPLSNWDRIGAAVMECENRKWADLPPVKKNFYIESKATSCMSEMQVINWRKENFNIICDDLKSDEKRLIPKPTCRFKDAFQQYPDLLKSITRVGLVKPTPIQSQAWPIILQGIDLIEVAQTGTGKTLSYLMPGFIHVDSQPLSREQRNGPGMLVLTPTRELALQVEAECSKYSYKDLKSICICGGRNRIGQIEDISKDVDIIIATPGRLNDLQMNNSVNLRSITYLVMDEADKMLDMEFEPQIMKILLDVRPDRQTVMTSTTWPDTVRRLARSYLKDPMIVYVGNLNLAAVNTVKQNIIVTTEEEKRALTQEFIENMSPNDKVIMFVSKKHIADDLSSDFNIQGISVESLHGNSEQSDKERALEDFESGNIKILITTDLVARGLDVNDVTHVYNYDFPWNIEEYVHRVERIGRAGKTGTSVILVTQRDAKMAGELIKILERANQSVPEDLVVIAEQYKLNQQKRDTETRSRKPGQRRKKFHYRLS